One region of Salvelinus namaycush isolate Seneca chromosome 3, SaNama_1.0, whole genome shotgun sequence genomic DNA includes:
- the LOC120043986 gene encoding keratin, type I cytoskeletal 50 kDa-like, with the protein MNQDGSSGEAMFEVPERLVHQLEAANAQLELQIKEHLERSSLGDCKDMGGHLVMIDNLQNQISEWYTTHAQLRLQVTNAQLEVYDYKYKCEQEERRLLAAEAELSHLQSIQHELIYREGDLHIQLDGNLEEMDLLKSNHEEGVQGVMAQMSGLVNVEMDCAHSVDLNEKLSRLREQCGAMVLKNKTEAESWFQSKVDSMKTQVTVCSDGSEVRQTEIGDLKRIVQDLTLELQLLETQNLSMERDEMEVNERYSVHLSRLQQHLDSLEEELLQLCTATEQQAVQYLMLLDIKTRLEREIAEYRRLLDGGGAR; encoded by the exons ATGAACCAGGATGGGAGCAGTGGTGAAGCGATGTTTGAGGTCCCAGAACGCCTG GTACACCAACTAGAGGCAGCCAACGCACAGCTTGAGCTACAGATCAAGGAACATCTGGAGAGAAGCTCCCTTGGTGACTGTAAAGACATGGGTGGACACTTGGTGATGATCGATAACCTTCAGAACCAG ATTTCTGAATGGTACACAACCCATGCCCAACTCAGGCTGCAGGTCACCAATGCTCAACTGGAAGTCTATGACTATAAATACAA GTGTGAACAGGAGGAGAGGCGTCTCTTGGCAGCGGAGGCAGAGCTGAGCCACCTGCAGAGTATTCAGCATGAGTTAATCTATAGGGAAGGAGATCTGCACATCCAACTGGATGGAAACCTAGAGGAAATGGACCTCCTCAAGAGCAATCATGAGGAG GGAGTGCAGGGAGTGATGGCCCAGATGTCTGGGTTGGTTAACGTGGAGATGGACTGTGCTCACTCAGTGGACCTGAATGAGAAACTGAGTCGCCTAAGGGAGCAGTGTGGGGCGATGGTCCTGAAGAACAAAACAGAGGCTGAGAGCTGGTTTCAGAGCAAG GTGGACAGCATGAAGACCCAGGTGACCGTCTGTTCCGATGGGTCCGAGGTCAGGCAGACAGAGATAGGTGACCTAAAGCGAATAGTCCAGGATCTAACTCTGGAGTTGCAGCTATTGGAGACCCAG AATCTGTCAATGGAGAGGGACGAGATGGAAGTGAACGAGCGATACAGTGTTCACCTTAGTCGGCTTCAGCAGCACTTAGACAGCCTGGAGGAGGAGCTGCTGCAGCTATGTACAGCCACAGAGCAGCAGGCTGTCCAGTACCTGATGCTACTGGACATCAAGACCAGGCTGGAGAGGGAGATTGCTGAGTACAGGAGACTGCTGGATGGAGGGGGAGCCAGGTAA
- the LOC120044514 gene encoding loricrin-like: MVSEAKETVIQVKKVEGPVPISSAEHGGLITNVVQISSAASDNTISSATGVAVKVPASTVESAVEIIRDMRSGSMISTGGMTSVGSGGLISRTESGYMMNNVVSGHMITSAGSGHMITSAGSGHMITSAGSGQMITSAGSGHTITSAGSGHMVTSASSGGSGEWKVYGGGTGRLSGPGSGGRLSGPGSGGRLSGPGSGGRLSGPGSGGRLSGPGSGGRLSGPGSGGRLSGPGSGQKISGTSGGDQIKCNSIGSGVWTHVNSESVSRFNRNASNERTGRLSSAGSGEWKVYSRSNGQISKAGSEGRISSAGSGHMISSAGSGGRLSSRSTGSGGRLSSAGSGHMISSAGSGGRLSSAGSGHMISSAGSGGRLSSSSTGSGGSGHMISSAGTSGQRISSTEGGVRISSGGSRVITSSGGPASSPSRVTIRNTGSGGGGGRERISVCKMAALSISAAVKEREKAQEIRRESYTKQVSATSPRVQRWVRTLVEETVDNSKTDDDSVPF, encoded by the exons ATGGTAAGCGAGGCTAAGGAAACTGTGATCCAGGTGAAGAAAGTGGAAGGTCCAGTTCCAATCAGCAGTGCAGAACATGGGGGTCTGATCACCAATGTTGTACAGATTAGCAGCGCTGCAAGTGACAATACGatcagcagtgccacaggtgTAGCGGTAAAAGtgccagctagcacagtggaaaGTGCAGTGGAGATCATCAGGGATATGAGAAGTGGAAGCATGATAAGTACTGGAGGTATGACTAGTGTAGGCAGCGGTGGTTTGATCAGCAGGACAGAAAGTGGGTATATGATGAATAATGTGGTAAGTGGACATATGATAACTAGTGCAGGAAGTGGACACATGATAACTAGTGCAGGAAGTGGACACATGATAACTAGTGCAGGAAGTGGACAGATGATAACTAGTGCAGGAAGTGGACACACGATAACTAGTGCAGGAAGTGGACACATGGTAACTAGTGCAAGTAGTGGAGGAAGTGGAGAATGGAAGGTTTATGGTGGAGGTACAGGAAGACTCAGTGGTCCAGGTAGTGGAGGCAGACTCAGTGGTCCAGGTAGTGGAGGCAGACTCAGTGGTCCAGGTAGTGGAGGCAGACTCAGTGGTCCAGGTAGTGGAGGCAGACTCAGTGGTCCAGGTAGTGGAGGCAGACTTAGTGGTCCAGGTAGTGGAGGCAGACTCAGTGGTCCAGGTAGTGGACAAAAGATAAGTGGTACCAGTGGTGGAGATCAAATTAAATGTAATAGTATCGGCAGTGGAGTCTGGACCCATGTGAATTCCGAAAGTGTCTCTCGGTTTAACAGAAACGCGAGCAATGAAAGGACTGGTAGACTTAGCAGTGCAGGAAGTGGAGAATGGAAGGTTTATAGTAGAAGTAATGGACAGATCAGTAAGGCAGGAAGTGAGGGAAGAATCAGCAGTGCTGGAAGTGGACACATGATCAGTAGTGCTGGAAGTGGAGGTAGACTGAGTAGCAGAAGCACAGGAAGTGGAGGTAGACTAAGTAGTGCAGGTAGTGGACATATGATCAGTAGTGCAGGAAGTGGAGGTAGACTAAGTAGTGCAGGTAGTGGACATATGATCAGTAGTGCAGGAAGTGGAGGTAGACTGAGTAGCAGTAGCACAGGAAGTGGAGGTAGTGGACATATGATCAGTAGTGCAGGTACTAGTGGACAGAGAATTAGTAGTACAGAGGGTGGTGTCAGGATCAGCAGTGGGGGTAGTCGAGTGATTACCAGCAGTGGTGGTCCAGCCAGCAGCCCCAGCAGAGTGACCATCAGGAACACAGGAAGCGGAGGCGGTGGAGGCAGAGAGCGGATCAGCGTCTGTAAAATGGCTGCCCTCTCCATATCAGCTGCcgtgaaagaaagagaaaaggcCCAGGAGATCCGTCGGGAATCCTACACAAAACAGGTGTCAG CCACCAGTCCTCGGGTCCAGCGGTGGGTGAGGACATTGGTGGAAGAAACTGTAGACAACAGTAAAACTGATGACGACAGTGTGCCATTCTGA